From Pelosinus fermentans DSM 17108, the proteins below share one genomic window:
- a CDS encoding ATP-dependent Clp protease ATP-binding subunit yields the protein MLGRFTERAQKALHFAHQEAIGLGHDYIGTEHLLLGLLHESEGIAAKGLLSVNISIETVRMEVEKLVGRGEATNTQISYTPRAKRCIELAINVAADLGHNYVGTEHLLLGLLQEGEGVAAQLLDGLDVDVQVLSQKVSELLSGFSASGQGAQQQQSGGKQVSSNTPTLEEFGRDLNKLAREGKIDPVIGRGAEIERVLQILSRRTKNNPVLIGEPGVGKTAIAEGLAQRIVQNNVPDILGVKRIISLNMASLVAGSKYRGDFEERLKKVLEEVRQDGNVILFIDELHTLIGAGAAEGAIDAANILKPALARGEIQVIGATTLNEYKKYIEKDAALERRFQPITVSEPSVEDAITILQGVRDKYEAFHRISITDEAIEAAVTLSHRYISDRFLPDKAIDLMDEAAARVRLKTFSSPSNVKELEKTLKQLQTEKEAAIAAQEYEQAAHLRDEEKRLKNELESKQKEWKQQGNEQLVVTGEEIAHIVAVWTGIPVEKLAQEEAVRLLNLEEELHKRVIGQNEAVKSVARAVRRARAGLKDPKRPIGSFIFLGPTGVGKTELAKALAATLFNDESSMIRLDMSEYMEKHTVSRLIGAPPGYVGYDEGGQLTDAVRRKPYAVILLDEIEKAHYDVFNILLQVLEDGRLTDSQGRKVDFKNTVIIMTSNVGAKHLRRDNTMLGFLADDKMNNEAENAKNRVMEEVKRTFRPEFINRVDEMIVFGSLTDTELTSIVDIMLKDVGKRLEDNTLYLECSDKAKAELVKEGRDYAYGARPLRRAIQKLVEDEIAELMLRHQVIKGDTVLIDVDADGKVKLMKK from the coding sequence ATGTTAGGACGATTTACTGAAAGAGCACAAAAAGCACTGCATTTTGCCCATCAAGAAGCTATAGGCTTAGGACATGACTATATAGGTACAGAACATTTATTATTAGGTCTATTGCATGAAAGTGAGGGGATAGCAGCCAAAGGGCTGCTGTCCGTAAATATTAGCATTGAGACAGTACGGATGGAGGTGGAAAAATTAGTTGGCCGTGGCGAAGCTACTAATACTCAAATTTCCTATACTCCTCGGGCGAAAAGGTGCATTGAATTGGCAATTAATGTCGCTGCTGATTTAGGGCATAACTATGTTGGTACAGAGCATTTATTATTAGGTCTCCTCCAGGAAGGAGAAGGCGTGGCGGCTCAGTTACTAGACGGCCTTGATGTAGATGTACAAGTACTAAGCCAGAAAGTATCAGAATTATTAAGTGGATTTTCTGCATCCGGACAAGGCGCTCAGCAGCAGCAATCGGGAGGAAAGCAAGTAAGTTCCAACACGCCCACATTAGAAGAATTTGGTCGTGATCTGAATAAATTAGCTCGCGAAGGCAAGATCGATCCTGTGATTGGCCGGGGAGCTGAGATTGAGCGTGTGCTGCAAATCCTCAGTCGCCGTACAAAGAATAATCCTGTACTCATTGGTGAACCTGGTGTAGGTAAGACTGCAATTGCGGAAGGACTAGCACAGCGCATTGTACAGAATAATGTTCCTGATATACTTGGAGTAAAGCGAATTATCTCTTTGAATATGGCGTCGTTAGTAGCTGGATCGAAATATCGTGGGGATTTTGAAGAACGTTTGAAAAAGGTTTTAGAAGAAGTTCGTCAGGATGGCAATGTCATTTTGTTCATTGATGAACTACATACTCTAATTGGAGCAGGTGCTGCAGAAGGAGCGATTGATGCTGCAAATATTTTAAAACCTGCTTTAGCCCGTGGTGAGATACAAGTGATTGGTGCCACAACACTCAATGAATATAAAAAATACATTGAAAAAGATGCTGCTCTTGAACGGCGTTTTCAGCCAATTACGGTAAGTGAGCCATCGGTAGAGGATGCTATTACTATTTTGCAAGGGGTTCGGGATAAATACGAAGCCTTTCATCGGATCAGCATTACGGATGAAGCAATTGAAGCGGCAGTTACCTTATCTCACCGCTACATATCTGATCGATTTTTACCAGATAAGGCAATTGATCTCATGGATGAGGCAGCAGCCCGTGTCCGTCTTAAAACGTTTTCATCACCTTCCAATGTGAAAGAATTAGAAAAGACATTAAAACAATTGCAGACGGAAAAAGAAGCTGCTATAGCGGCACAAGAGTATGAGCAAGCTGCTCATCTTAGAGATGAAGAAAAAAGGTTGAAAAATGAACTGGAAAGTAAGCAAAAAGAGTGGAAACAGCAGGGGAATGAACAGCTTGTGGTTACAGGTGAAGAGATTGCTCATATAGTAGCTGTTTGGACGGGCATTCCTGTTGAAAAATTAGCCCAAGAAGAAGCAGTACGGCTGCTGAATTTGGAAGAAGAACTGCATAAAAGAGTGATTGGACAGAATGAGGCGGTTAAGTCGGTAGCTAGGGCAGTACGCCGGGCTAGAGCTGGTCTTAAAGATCCGAAACGGCCCATTGGTTCCTTTATCTTCTTAGGACCAACAGGTGTTGGTAAGACCGAGTTAGCGAAGGCACTGGCTGCTACCTTGTTTAATGATGAAAGTTCTATGATTCGATTAGATATGTCAGAGTACATGGAAAAGCATACTGTTTCTCGTTTGATTGGTGCTCCCCCTGGTTATGTTGGATATGATGAGGGCGGACAGTTAACAGATGCAGTTAGACGTAAACCCTATGCAGTTATTTTATTAGATGAAATTGAAAAAGCCCATTATGATGTATTTAATATTTTGCTGCAGGTTTTAGAAGACGGCAGATTAACTGACAGTCAGGGTCGTAAGGTAGATTTTAAGAATACGGTCATTATTATGACTTCTAACGTAGGGGCAAAGCATTTGCGTAGAGATAATACTATGTTAGGATTCTTAGCGGATGATAAAATGAATAATGAAGCCGAGAATGCCAAGAACAGAGTGATGGAGGAAGTAAAACGTACTTTCCGTCCTGAATTTATCAATCGGGTTGATGAAATGATTGTATTTGGCAGTCTGACTGATACAGAACTTACCAGTATTGTGGATATTATGTTAAAGGATGTAGGTAAGCGTCTAGAGGATAATACGCTTTACTTAGAATGCAGCGACAAGGCCAAGGCGGAATTGGTAAAAGAGGGGCGGGACTATGCATATGGTGCAAGACCTCTAAGAAGAGCCATTCAAAAATTAGTCGAAGATGAAATCGCCGAATTAATGCTTCGTCATCAAGTAATTAAAGGTGACACAGTTTTAATTGATGTTGACGCAGATGGAAAAGTAAAATTGATGAAAAAATAA
- a CDS encoding protein arginine kinase translates to MSMENLLDQPFVHWMSSGAQDGDIVLASRIRLARNLEGIPFPQRANGEQLSQVVSQLKSSLCDLNSNEQSDYMFIDLEKLPLLERLVLVEKHIISPDHAREASNRAILVKQDTTVSIMVNEEDHLRIQCLMPGLNLVKAFTSANQVDDIIENKHALAFNEELGYLTSCPTNLGTGLRASVMVHLPALVLTGQINRIVNAVIQLGLTVRGLYGEGTEAVGNIFQISNQLTLGFTEQEIIDNLYSVVKQVVDHERTARGGLYADTTDMLVDRVWRAYGTLKYARSISGQEALALLSDVRMGYELGIINEGSHCNFNELMVITRPNFLQKMSDCPELSGNERKKLRAQIIREKLTNKD, encoded by the coding sequence ATGTCAATGGAAAATTTGCTTGATCAACCGTTTGTGCATTGGATGAGTAGCGGTGCGCAAGATGGTGATATTGTACTTGCCAGTCGCATTCGTTTGGCACGTAATCTGGAAGGCATACCCTTCCCTCAAAGGGCCAACGGAGAGCAACTGTCTCAAGTGGTGTCTCAGTTAAAGAGTTCTTTATGTGATTTAAATAGTAATGAGCAATCGGATTACATGTTTATTGATTTAGAGAAGCTGCCATTGTTAGAAAGATTAGTATTAGTCGAAAAGCATATTATTAGTCCTGATCATGCCCGGGAAGCAAGCAATCGGGCAATTCTTGTAAAACAGGATACAACGGTAAGTATTATGGTTAACGAAGAGGATCATTTGCGCATTCAATGCTTAATGCCTGGGCTCAATTTAGTGAAAGCCTTTACAAGTGCCAATCAGGTAGATGATATTATTGAAAATAAACATGCTCTTGCTTTTAATGAAGAACTAGGGTATTTAACTTCTTGCCCTACTAATTTAGGTACAGGTCTTAGGGCTTCTGTTATGGTACATTTACCTGCTCTGGTTTTAACTGGGCAAATCAATCGCATTGTAAATGCTGTAATTCAGCTTGGTTTAACCGTAAGAGGACTATATGGCGAAGGTACAGAGGCTGTTGGTAATATTTTTCAGATTTCCAATCAATTGACCTTAGGTTTTACAGAGCAAGAGATCATTGATAATTTATACAGTGTAGTAAAGCAGGTAGTCGATCATGAACGTACAGCACGAGGCGGATTGTATGCTGATACTACGGATATGCTGGTTGATCGCGTATGGCGCGCTTATGGTACTTTAAAATATGCTCGCAGTATCTCAGGTCAGGAAGCTTTAGCTTTATTGAGTGATGTGCGAATGGGATATGAGTTAGGAATTATCAACGAAGGTTCACATTGTAATTTCAATGAACTGATGGTAATTACAAGGCCAAATTTTTTGCAGAAAATGAGTGATTGCCCTGAATTAAGTGGTAATGAACGAAAGAAATTAAGAGCACAGATTATTCGAGAAAAATTAACAAATAAGGACTAG
- a CDS encoding UvrB/UvrC motif-containing protein: MLCDECKSRTACMHIIKIVNNQKTEKNLCAECAKAAGEISLSFDTQSYVHDFLKGIFNHGLFVDPQMLRGQESCSECGMTYTDFNRKGKVGCSACYTVFGGQFEPLLKRIHGSSSHTGKIPKRNGGTLKIRQQIKKIRQQLEQYVINEEYEKAVLLRDEIKNLEKEIGLNGKGE; encoded by the coding sequence ATGTTGTGTGATGAATGTAAGAGCCGTACAGCTTGTATGCATATAATCAAAATCGTTAATAATCAAAAGACAGAAAAAAACCTGTGTGCAGAATGTGCAAAAGCTGCAGGTGAAATTAGTTTATCCTTTGATACTCAGTCCTATGTTCACGATTTTTTGAAAGGCATTTTTAATCATGGACTCTTTGTTGATCCTCAGATGCTAAGAGGGCAGGAAAGCTGTTCTGAGTGCGGGATGACATATACCGATTTTAACCGCAAAGGAAAAGTTGGGTGCAGTGCTTGTTATACTGTTTTTGGTGGGCAGTTTGAGCCTTTGTTAAAGCGAATTCATGGCTCTAGCTCTCATACGGGAAAAATACCTAAGCGTAACGGCGGCACACTTAAAATCCGGCAGCAAATTAAGAAGATACGTCAGCAGCTGGAGCAATATGTTATCAATGAAGAATATGAGAAAGCCGTATTACTGCGGGATGAAATTAAAAATTTAGAAAAAGAAATAGGGTTAAACGGCAAGGGGGAATAG
- a CDS encoding CtsR family transcriptional regulator, protein MGNLADDIEKLILHKLANQCEDIVVLKRNEMAEEIECAPSQISYVLSTRFTIERGFIVESRRGSGGFVRIERIPVHTLIYEDAAEQVAEDTMFSEAVKIVKSLTAQGMLTGREAALMLHFFDIIYEHIAPQERSAMLRSLLLKLSELT, encoded by the coding sequence ATGGGCAATTTAGCTGATGATATTGAAAAGCTGATTCTTCATAAACTAGCAAATCAGTGTGAGGATATTGTTGTATTAAAACGTAATGAAATGGCTGAAGAAATTGAGTGCGCCCCGTCTCAGATTAGTTATGTATTAAGTACTCGCTTTACGATAGAAAGAGGTTTTATTGTAGAGTCAAGGCGTGGTTCAGGCGGATTTGTACGCATTGAACGTATTCCTGTCCATACTTTGATTTATGAAGATGCAGCAGAACAAGTTGCTGAGGATACGATGTTCTCTGAAGCTGTAAAGATTGTTAAGAGTCTTACGGCTCAGGGAATGTTAACAGGACGAGAGGCCGCTTTGATGCTGCACTTCTTTGACATCATTTATGAGCATATAGCGCCTCAGGAACGATCAGCAATGTTACGTTCTTTGCTATTAAAATTATCTGAGTTAACATGA
- a CDS encoding FprA family A-type flavoprotein: MMNNIEIAKGVYSVGAVDWTMRDFHGYGTPRGITYNAYLIVDEKICLIDTVKAPFASELLERISQIVDPAKIDYIVCNHTEPDHASALPIIMEKTPQAKVVLTSQGKDSIVKHYNKEYDFQVVKEGDSLDLGAKQLKFITMPMLHWPDSMATYLTGEEILFSNDAFGQHISTTKRFDDENEIHDVMQEAAKYYANILMPYSRLVGTALTKAETVKIKMIAPSHGVIWRSHIEDILKKYEQWGSGYHDDTVVIIYDTMWGATEDMARRILEGVAASGAKGKLHRLKTSAMSDIINDVLEAGGVILGSSTQHNTVLATMGGFLTYIEGLKPVNKIGAAFSAHGWAGGALKAMEESLKRAGIAIENPGLAVKWLASKEEQDACFQFGLEFAKKMQANKK; this comes from the coding sequence ATGATGAATAATATTGAAATCGCAAAGGGAGTATACTCTGTAGGTGCAGTTGACTGGACCATGAGGGATTTTCATGGATATGGTACACCAAGGGGCATTACCTATAATGCCTACTTAATTGTAGATGAAAAAATATGTTTAATTGATACGGTAAAAGCCCCTTTTGCTTCAGAATTATTAGAGCGTATCAGTCAGATTGTTGATCCGGCAAAGATCGATTATATTGTTTGTAATCACACAGAGCCTGACCATGCCAGCGCTTTACCGATTATTATGGAAAAAACGCCTCAGGCCAAGGTGGTATTGACAAGCCAAGGGAAAGATTCTATTGTTAAGCACTATAACAAAGAGTATGATTTTCAAGTTGTAAAAGAAGGAGATTCTTTAGATCTTGGTGCAAAGCAGCTAAAATTTATTACCATGCCAATGCTGCATTGGCCGGATTCTATGGCAACCTATTTAACTGGTGAAGAAATTTTGTTTTCAAATGATGCTTTTGGTCAGCATATTTCTACTACCAAACGGTTTGATGATGAAAATGAGATTCATGATGTTATGCAAGAAGCAGCTAAATATTATGCAAATATCTTAATGCCTTATAGTCGCTTAGTTGGTACGGCGTTAACGAAGGCCGAAACGGTGAAAATAAAAATGATTGCGCCGAGTCATGGTGTGATTTGGCGTTCTCATATTGAAGATATCCTAAAGAAATATGAACAATGGGGCAGCGGATATCATGATGATACCGTAGTCATCATATACGATACGATGTGGGGAGCTACAGAAGATATGGCTCGCCGTATCTTAGAGGGTGTTGCTGCATCAGGGGCGAAAGGAAAGCTGCACCGCTTAAAAACTTCAGCAATGAGTGATATTATTAATGATGTACTTGAAGCGGGAGGGGTCATTCTGGGGTCCTCTACTCAACACAATACGGTGCTGGCGACTATGGGAGGATTCTTAACCTATATAGAGGGACTAAAACCTGTGAATAAAATAGGTGCTGCTTTTAGCGCACATGGTTGGGCAGGAGGAGCACTAAAGGCGATGGAAGAGTCCTTAAAACGCGCGGGTATAGCTATTGAAAATCCGGGATTAGCAGTAAAATGGCTGGCGAGCAAAGAAGAGCAGGATGCATGCTTTCAATTTGGATTGGAATTTGCAAAGAAAATGCAGGCAAATAAGAAATAA
- a CDS encoding nitronate monooxygenase, with product MSTKLTTMLNIKYPIIQGGMAWVSDGKLAAAVSEAGGAGIIAAGGRNAQWVGEQIRLAKTLTKKPFGVNVQLMAVDKEEIMNVVCQEKVAFVTLGAGNPIPFFSQLDQAGIKKIPVVPNVKLAKRVQEKGADAIVIEGMEAGGHIGVLTTMALMTQVIPEIDIPVIAAGGFADGRGLVAALSMGASGIQMGTRFLVAEECAVHANVKQKLISASDTDSVVTGLLSGHAVRGVKNKFTERFLELERQHAPEAELAALATGTNRLAAIDGDVENGMVQAGQSLLPLTKIEPAKVIIEHIIEEARLVVAALAKTPNVL from the coding sequence ATGAGTACAAAATTAACAACAATGCTAAATATAAAGTATCCAATTATACAAGGCGGTATGGCATGGGTGTCTGACGGAAAGCTGGCAGCAGCCGTGTCAGAAGCTGGCGGAGCTGGTATCATTGCCGCAGGGGGACGTAATGCTCAGTGGGTTGGTGAACAAATACGTTTAGCTAAAACCTTAACTAAGAAACCTTTTGGTGTAAATGTGCAGCTTATGGCTGTGGATAAGGAAGAAATAATGAATGTAGTCTGCCAGGAAAAGGTAGCGTTTGTTACTCTTGGTGCAGGGAATCCGATTCCGTTCTTTTCTCAACTTGATCAAGCAGGCATTAAAAAAATCCCAGTAGTACCAAATGTGAAACTGGCAAAACGAGTACAGGAAAAAGGTGCTGATGCAATTGTAATCGAGGGAATGGAAGCAGGAGGTCATATTGGTGTATTAACGACGATGGCCTTAATGACACAAGTGATTCCAGAGATTGATATTCCTGTGATTGCAGCTGGCGGCTTTGCTGATGGACGAGGTTTAGTGGCAGCCCTTTCCATGGGAGCGTCAGGCATCCAAATGGGCACAAGGTTCTTGGTAGCAGAGGAATGTGCCGTTCATGCTAATGTGAAACAAAAATTAATTTCCGCTAGTGACACTGACAGCGTTGTAACAGGGTTACTTTCTGGGCATGCTGTACGCGGGGTAAAAAATAAGTTTACAGAGCGCTTCTTAGAGTTAGAGCGTCAACATGCTCCGGAAGCAGAACTTGCGGCTTTGGCAACGGGTACCAATCGTCTGGCTGCGATTGACGGAGATGTAGAAAATGGTATGGTACAAGCTGGGCAGAGTTTGCTGCCATTAACGAAGATCGAACCGGCTAAGGTCATTATCGAGCATATCATTGAAGAAGCCCGGTTAGTTGTGGCAGCATTAGCAAAAACCCCTAATGTGTTATAA
- the speD gene encoding adenosylmethionine decarboxylase — protein MIMGIISRHLTIDMYGCSFESLTTMEILKQAMLTAIAESNMTLLEFTEYQFQPQGLTGLAALALLAEGHMSIHTFPDKGYAAIDLFNYSDASQPDNASKVLKKFLKPEKIKITNIKRGDFGSISDMKPKIRVSSTPIRRVRDTGAKVFKFLSRSK, from the coding sequence ATGATTATGGGAATTATAAGCAGGCACCTCACCATTGATATGTACGGATGCAGTTTTGAAAGTCTTACTACTATGGAAATTCTTAAACAGGCAATGCTGACAGCAATTGCTGAATCAAATATGACACTACTTGAATTCACTGAATACCAATTTCAGCCACAAGGCTTAACAGGTCTGGCAGCTCTGGCATTACTAGCAGAAGGTCATATGAGCATACATACGTTTCCCGACAAGGGTTATGCTGCCATAGATTTATTCAACTATAGTGATGCAAGTCAACCTGATAACGCCTCTAAAGTATTAAAGAAATTTTTAAAACCAGAAAAAATTAAAATTACTAATATTAAACGTGGGGACTTTGGTTCAATCAGTGATATGAAACCCAAAATTAGAGTTAGCAGCACTCCCATACGTCGTGTACGGGATACAGGAGCTAAAGTGTTTAAGTTCTTATCCCGTTCCAAATAA
- a CDS encoding HPr family phosphocarrier protein, with product MTEIQVTITNTSGLHARPAAQFVQKAATFKSKVKIAANNKVADGKSILAVMSMGLKQHTQITITTEGEDEKECSKALEDMIKSNFGEE from the coding sequence ATGACAGAAATACAGGTAACAATTACAAACACCAGCGGTTTGCATGCAAGGCCAGCAGCTCAGTTTGTACAGAAGGCAGCCACCTTTAAAAGCAAAGTCAAAATTGCAGCTAATAATAAAGTAGCAGATGGAAAGAGTATTTTGGCAGTTATGAGTATGGGTTTAAAACAACATACTCAGATTACAATTACTACTGAAGGCGAAGATGAAAAAGAATGCAGTAAGGCTCTTGAAGACATGATTAAGAGCAACTTTGGAGAAGAGTAA
- the dhaM gene encoding dihydroxyacetone kinase phosphoryl donor subunit DhaM, protein MVGVVIVSHSQKVAEGIREMALQMSAPEQKIIAAGGMADGGIGTDAFQVSEAIIAANTGDGVAVMVDLGSAVLSTETAFEFLDEELRANVQIADAPILEGAISAVVEASLGSALAAVIATAEGARALKKC, encoded by the coding sequence ATGGTTGGAGTTGTTATTGTTTCACATAGCCAAAAGGTCGCAGAAGGGATACGAGAAATGGCATTGCAAATGTCAGCTCCTGAACAAAAAATAATTGCGGCTGGGGGAATGGCAGATGGTGGCATTGGGACAGATGCATTTCAAGTGAGTGAGGCCATTATCGCAGCTAATACCGGTGACGGTGTCGCGGTTATGGTGGATTTAGGCAGTGCAGTACTGAGCACTGAAACTGCTTTTGAATTTTTAGATGAAGAATTGCGTGCTAACGTTCAAATTGCTGATGCTCCTATTTTAGAGGGAGCGATTAGTGCTGTTGTAGAAGCATCCTTAGGGAGTGCTTTAGCTGCTGTTATAGCAACGGCAGAAGGTGCACGGGCATTAAAGAAATGCTAA
- the dhaL gene encoding dihydroxyacetone kinase subunit DhaL: MSGELYEVISAVGETIIGNRQMLTDLDAAIGDGDHGINMARGFEAVKAKLQTLETESDIGKVLKTVGMTLISSVGGAAGPLYGTAFLRAAVPSQGKTELDVETIGLMLEAAIAGIKERGKATTGEKTMLDALVPAHEAFQDGAKTGKSVIECLELACEAAQQGVEFTKTIIATKGRASYLGERSRGHQDPGATSSYIMLKALLEHLRRQ, translated from the coding sequence ATGAGTGGAGAGTTATATGAAGTGATATCTGCTGTGGGTGAAACGATCATTGGTAATAGACAAATGTTAACGGATTTAGATGCTGCGATTGGTGATGGAGATCATGGTATCAATATGGCACGAGGATTTGAGGCAGTAAAGGCAAAGCTGCAGACACTAGAAACAGAAAGTGATATAGGAAAAGTCCTTAAAACAGTAGGGATGACCTTGATATCGAGTGTAGGCGGAGCCGCAGGACCATTGTATGGCACCGCTTTCTTGCGGGCTGCTGTTCCTAGTCAGGGGAAAACGGAACTTGATGTAGAGACGATTGGCTTGATGTTAGAGGCGGCTATTGCTGGTATTAAGGAAAGAGGGAAAGCGACAACAGGAGAAAAAACCATGCTTGATGCTTTAGTACCTGCTCATGAAGCATTTCAGGATGGTGCTAAGACAGGAAAATCGGTGATCGAATGTTTGGAATTAGCGTGCGAGGCTGCGCAGCAGGGTGTGGAATTTACCAAAACGATCATTGCTACCAAAGGGAGAGCAAGTTATCTCGGAGAGAGAAGTCGTGGGCATCAAGATCCTGGTGCAACATCTTCGTATATTATGTTAAAGGCATTATTAGAACATCTTCGTCGTCAATAA
- the dhaK gene encoding dihydroxyacetone kinase subunit DhaK: MKKVINVPEQVVEEMLQGMVLAHSQYVKRVDGFEVLVRANKPGAGKVALVSGGGSGHEPSHAGFVGRGMLDGAVAGAVFTSPTPDQVYEAVKAVDNGKGVLLIIKNYSGDVMNFEMAIEMANADGITVDKVIVNDDVAVENSTWTIGRRGIAGTVLVHKIAGAKAEAGAELEEVKRIADKVIHNVRSMGMALDSCTVPAAGKPSFILEENEIEIGMGIHGEPGTHREVLRTADEITDHLVDKILADMPLAAGQEVAVLINGLGATPLMELYIVNRKVAALLKEKGLHIAKTYVGNYMTSLEMAGFSISILKLDSELKELLLAPADTPALVQF, translated from the coding sequence ATGAAAAAAGTTATTAATGTACCAGAACAGGTAGTAGAGGAAATGCTGCAGGGTATGGTGTTGGCACATTCTCAATATGTAAAAAGGGTGGATGGTTTTGAAGTACTAGTAAGAGCTAATAAGCCAGGGGCTGGCAAAGTAGCTTTGGTAAGCGGCGGTGGCAGCGGACATGAGCCTTCTCATGCTGGTTTTGTTGGCCGTGGAATGCTTGATGGTGCTGTTGCAGGGGCTGTATTTACTTCACCAACGCCAGATCAGGTATACGAAGCCGTAAAAGCAGTTGATAATGGTAAGGGCGTACTGTTGATCATAAAAAATTATAGTGGTGACGTTATGAATTTTGAAATGGCTATTGAGATGGCAAATGCTGATGGCATTACGGTGGATAAAGTTATAGTAAATGATGATGTAGCTGTGGAGAATAGTACTTGGACCATTGGCAGGCGAGGTATTGCAGGCACTGTATTGGTACATAAGATTGCCGGTGCAAAAGCAGAAGCGGGAGCTGAATTAGAAGAAGTAAAGCGAATCGCGGATAAAGTTATTCATAATGTGAGATCAATGGGAATGGCGCTTGATTCTTGTACAGTACCAGCTGCTGGTAAACCTAGCTTTATATTAGAAGAAAATGAAATAGAAATCGGTATGGGAATTCATGGTGAACCGGGTACGCATCGGGAAGTTTTGCGTACTGCAGATGAAATTACGGATCATTTGGTGGATAAGATTCTAGCAGACATGCCTTTGGCTGCAGGACAAGAAGTTGCAGTACTGATTAATGGACTGGGAGCTACACCGTTGATGGAGCTTTACATCGTAAATCGAAAAGTGGCGGCACTCTTAAAAGAGAAAGGTTTACATATTGCTAAAACATATGTCGGGAATTATATGACATCACTAGAAATGGCGGGTTTTTCCATTAGTATTTTGAAGCTTGATAGTGAGCTAAAAGAGTTATTATTAGCTCCTGCAGATACACCAGCTTTGGTACAGTTTTAA